The following proteins come from a genomic window of Shewanella halifaxensis HAW-EB4:
- a CDS encoding 3-deoxy-D-manno-octulosonic acid kinase — protein sequence MKFKKTAKGSIAYCQHTPSDIEPNWFGADFWRQQSAITGSSKGRYTTWFVDASRVASEQNQWVLRHYYRGGLIEKISRDQYLFTGLEKTRAVAELALLETLFDQGFAVPKPIAANVERSGLFYRADLIIERVEGAEDLVARLSKSSMSELQWQTLGEAIAEFHNHGVYHADLNAKNILICADKFYLIDFDRGELRKPNAQWQQANMSRLLRSFRKELSKLANLAFAEENWQQLHQAYQAKLNQ from the coding sequence ATGAAGTTTAAAAAAACCGCTAAAGGCAGTATCGCTTATTGCCAACATACGCCATCAGATATCGAACCTAACTGGTTTGGTGCCGACTTTTGGCGCCAGCAATCTGCCATTACCGGCTCATCTAAAGGGCGCTATACCACTTGGTTCGTCGATGCCAGCCGCGTTGCTAGCGAACAAAACCAGTGGGTACTTCGCCACTACTACCGTGGTGGTTTGATTGAAAAGATTAGCCGTGACCAATACCTGTTTACCGGATTAGAAAAAACTCGTGCGGTGGCGGAATTAGCGCTGCTGGAAACCCTATTTGATCAAGGTTTTGCGGTACCAAAACCGATCGCCGCCAATGTTGAACGCTCGGGTCTGTTCTATCGGGCTGACTTAATCATAGAGCGGGTAGAAGGGGCGGAAGATTTAGTCGCCAGACTCAGTAAGTCTTCGATGAGCGAGCTGCAGTGGCAAACTTTAGGTGAAGCGATTGCTGAGTTCCACAATCACGGCGTTTATCACGCGGATCTCAATGCGAAGAATATTCTTATCTGCGCAGATAAGTTTTACCTGATTGATTTTGATCGTGGTGAGTTAAGAAAGCCGAATGCTCAATGGCAGCAGGCAAACATGAGCCGTTTACTGCGCTCCTTTAGAAAAGAGCTAAGCAAACTAGCAAACTTAGCATTTGCCGAAGAAAATTGGCAGCAACTGCATCAGGCCTATCAAGCCAAACTCAATCAGTAG